In Haloarcula salinisoli, one genomic interval encodes:
- a CDS encoding PAS domain S-box protein, with protein MTDAPVTSQEARKKLYEAIRRDIPFEEKARAALELGVAYLEADNGHLARIDTETGHWEALVSTESGKDLIPPGLELDTATTYCRRTLESDSQIAVYDAPDQGWEADPAYTTHGFNCYLGTTLVVEGESFGTICFVAEDPREEPFSDSEKMFAELIARLLEREIEHDRTEAALTRQANLSTVLSRVLRHNLRNDMSVIRGLTQHMADQLDNDRYAEIALDNIDGLIELSEKARTLDRIVATPFEREPADVVAVVTEVAERVSGRYRNGTVSVESDKEITASVFPSFERAVEELIDNALKHSGSDPTVVVSVDIVPNAFTLQIADDGPGLSNTEAKVLESGAETPLAHGTGLGLWLAHWIVSSHDGSIEATVSEDGTTMTVSIPRKSTGNLEQRLSKLTQARDQYKAAFEDANDAIVMLNDDARIVDGNPEAARMSGLCRERLLGQPIRDFLPEEFDFEATWTQFRDTGTERGTVTVTDATGAEHTIEYSAKADIVPGQHLVICRDVTERIEREAELSVKTEAMEQAPVGITLADPNQEDNPMVYTNQKFCELSGYDEAEILGRNCRFMQGPETDAASVAKIRAAIDAAEPVTETLRNYRKDGTQFWNRLTIAPVEDSDGQVTNWVGFQEDVTERIEREAELSDATDRLEAIIEVSPDPIVAVDADGRIELWNEAAEEVFGYAAEAVLGEEIQSVGIHRDGQQSAFEAQVARALAGEKISGYEIQRRKSDGDPIQLRLYTAPLRGESGTVTGVMAVARESTDYTDSEQTG; from the coding sequence GTGACTGACGCTCCGGTAACGTCCCAGGAGGCACGGAAGAAGCTCTACGAGGCCATTCGGAGGGACATCCCGTTCGAAGAGAAAGCACGTGCCGCGCTCGAACTCGGCGTCGCGTACCTCGAAGCCGACAACGGGCATCTCGCACGGATAGATACTGAAACAGGTCACTGGGAGGCGCTTGTCAGTACCGAGTCGGGGAAGGACCTGATTCCCCCCGGGCTGGAACTCGACACCGCGACGACGTACTGCCGTCGAACACTCGAATCGGACTCCCAGATTGCGGTCTACGATGCCCCGGACCAGGGGTGGGAAGCGGACCCGGCGTACACGACACACGGGTTCAACTGTTATCTCGGAACGACCCTGGTCGTCGAAGGGGAATCCTTTGGGACCATCTGTTTTGTCGCCGAAGATCCACGAGAGGAACCCTTCAGCGACAGCGAGAAGATGTTCGCCGAACTCATCGCCCGGCTCCTCGAACGGGAGATAGAACACGACCGGACCGAAGCCGCGCTCACGAGGCAAGCGAACCTCTCGACTGTCCTCAGCCGCGTCCTTCGCCACAACCTCCGGAACGACATGTCCGTCATCCGCGGCCTCACCCAGCACATGGCGGACCAGCTGGACAACGATAGATACGCCGAGATAGCGCTCGACAACATCGACGGTCTCATCGAGTTGAGCGAGAAGGCACGAACGCTAGACAGGATTGTTGCGACGCCGTTCGAACGAGAGCCGGCGGACGTCGTTGCGGTCGTCACGGAGGTGGCCGAGCGGGTCAGTGGCCGGTACCGTAACGGGACGGTCTCGGTCGAATCCGACAAAGAGATAACTGCATCCGTTTTCCCGAGCTTCGAACGGGCCGTCGAAGAGCTGATCGACAACGCGCTCAAACACAGCGGTTCGGACCCGACGGTCGTCGTCTCGGTGGATATCGTGCCGAACGCGTTCACGCTCCAGATCGCGGATGATGGGCCCGGTCTATCCAACACAGAGGCCAAGGTGCTCGAATCGGGCGCCGAGACGCCGCTGGCTCACGGGACCGGACTGGGACTGTGGTTGGCCCACTGGATAGTGTCGAGCCACGACGGCTCCATCGAGGCAACGGTGTCGGAAGACGGAACGACGATGACCGTCTCCATTCCACGAAAATCGACCGGAAATCTCGAGCAGCGGCTGTCGAAGCTCACCCAGGCACGCGACCAGTACAAGGCGGCCTTCGAGGACGCCAACGATGCCATCGTCATGCTCAACGACGACGCACGGATAGTGGACGGGAATCCGGAAGCGGCCAGGATGTCCGGCCTGTGTCGAGAGCGATTGCTCGGGCAGCCAATCAGGGACTTTCTCCCGGAGGAGTTCGATTTCGAAGCCACGTGGACGCAGTTCAGGGACACTGGGACCGAACGTGGCACCGTCACCGTGACCGACGCGACCGGTGCGGAACACACTATCGAGTACTCCGCGAAGGCCGATATCGTCCCCGGCCAACATCTCGTCATCTGCCGGGACGTGACCGAGCGCATCGAGCGTGAAGCGGAACTCAGCGTGAAGACCGAGGCGATGGAGCAGGCACCTGTCGGAATAACGCTCGCCGACCCGAACCAGGAGGACAATCCGATGGTGTACACGAACCAGAAGTTCTGCGAACTGAGCGGGTACGACGAAGCGGAGATACTCGGTCGAAACTGTCGGTTCATGCAGGGTCCGGAGACGGATGCTGCGAGTGTCGCGAAGATACGGGCGGCGATTGATGCAGCGGAGCCGGTGACGGAGACGCTTCGGAACTACCGGAAAGACGGAACGCAGTTCTGGAACCGATTGACCATCGCTCCCGTCGAGGACAGCGACGGCCAAGTCACGAACTGGGTCGGATTCCAGGAGGACGTCACCGAGCGAATCGAGCGTGAGGCGGAACTCAGCGACGCGACCGACCGACTCGAGGCTATCATCGAAGTCTCTCCGGACCCTATCGTGGCAGTCGATGCGGACGGGCGCATCGAGCTGTGGAACGAGGCAGCCGAGGAGGTCTTCGGATACGCTGCGGAGGCGGTGCTCGGTGAGGAGATTCAGTCCGTCGGTATCCACAGGGACGGCCAGCAGTCAGCGTTCGAAGCACAGGTAGCGCGTGCACTCGCCGGCGAGAAAATCAGTGGCTACGAGATACAGCGCCGGAAGAGCGACGGAGACCCCATCCAGTTGCGTCTGTACACGGCACCGCTCCGTGGCGAATCCGGAACAGTCACCGGCGTGATGGCCGTCGCCAGGGAGAGCACCGACTACACAGACAGCGAACAGACTGGGTGA
- a CDS encoding phosphotransferase family protein — MSTPEDDIRAVLDESGPDYNGFTFETPGGGHQSDVYMVTLDHGGEEYEVVVKFKPDGDIPFDIEPKLHEYVANRTDVPVPRILVFKQQPAVDVRPYFVTERVHGENLSQEFATLSAEDRRRVMQQAGHILGDLHSEIGFEAFGRLDLHNGRLIVRDWMGSWREYFEQLTRAHLSRLDDTPFADVKGRALETIEPALEFVPEDGVPRLVHDDFRPANLLFEAGTERPITAVLDWQDVLAALPEYNLAQTEFLFIDSSFTDPDVREGLRTEFHEGYTEHRPMDFEDGYADRRPLYQLSTLLWRMAGFDAVFDDDSGLVRARAEAQYRQQFERLVDAVPE; from the coding sequence GTGTCGACGCCGGAAGACGATATCCGTGCTGTCCTCGACGAGTCGGGACCGGACTACAACGGATTCACGTTCGAGACCCCGGGCGGCGGTCACCAGAGTGACGTCTATATGGTGACGCTGGACCACGGCGGCGAGGAGTACGAGGTCGTGGTGAAGTTCAAGCCGGACGGTGACATCCCGTTCGACATCGAGCCGAAACTCCACGAGTACGTCGCCAACCGGACCGACGTGCCCGTCCCGCGCATTCTGGTGTTCAAACAGCAGCCGGCAGTCGACGTGCGACCGTACTTCGTCACCGAGCGGGTCCACGGGGAGAACCTCTCACAGGAGTTCGCGACGCTCTCAGCCGAGGACCGGCGCCGCGTTATGCAACAGGCCGGCCACATCCTCGGCGACCTCCACTCCGAGATCGGCTTCGAGGCTTTCGGCCGGCTGGACCTCCACAACGGCCGGCTCATCGTCCGGGACTGGATGGGAAGCTGGCGGGAGTACTTCGAGCAACTCACGCGGGCGCACCTCTCCCGACTCGACGATACGCCGTTCGCGGACGTGAAAGGCCGCGCGCTGGAGACGATAGAGCCGGCCCTCGAATTCGTCCCCGAGGACGGCGTCCCCAGGCTAGTCCACGACGACTTCCGGCCGGCGAACCTCCTCTTCGAGGCCGGCACCGAGCGACCGATTACGGCCGTGCTCGACTGGCAGGACGTGCTCGCGGCCCTGCCCGAGTACAACCTCGCACAGACCGAGTTCCTCTTTATCGATTCGTCCTTTACCGACCCCGACGTACGTGAAGGTCTGCGTACGGAGTTCCACGAGGGGTACACCGAACACCGGCCGATGGACTTCGAGGACGGCTACGCCGACCGCCGGCCGCTCTACCAGCTCTCGACGCTGCTGTGGCGGATGGCCGGCTTCGACGCCGTCTTCGACGACGACTCCGGGCTCGTCCGGGCCCGCGCCGAGGCCCAGTACCGCCAGCAGTTCGAGCGGCTAGTGGACGCGGTTCCGGAGTAG
- a CDS encoding ATP-binding protein, translating to MSTTILRSQSLFPFIILLSDSLPATNPYFLGYVLLFAAAAAACFVSIPRARAIDHEGTRQGLVGLLLTSGFWSVAHLGFLLAPTVELKLVFYHVGLFVGLSTVGPWLYFCSAYTGRNLHKSVPIRRAAIGVFVLVSLVKVTNPLHHRYFQSEVLLTPFPHISIVSQELHWLAMGFAYALSIVGYFMLYELFRQVGHDTTPLLGLVGLTGLPIVLDALATVSPTILNITYTPLGVAAFAVGVLFVFVDDFQTVQLTGEQDDPVIVLDDDGLVRDFNLQARELFPALEVGEPIESVDPRLGKSLEETEEDIIFEHEATGGFRYYHLGIRPFTTDRSRLGRSVTLTDVTEREEYRQELEQQNDRLEQFASMVSHDLRNPLTVAQGRVAFLREEEGDNEHLEATARALDRMEVLIGDVLALARQGQPIAERERVTLSAVARDAWEVIESDAATLTVESDGRFMADATRLQQLLENLFRNSVEHGGDHIEITLGVLDDGFFVADDGTGIPVEDRESVLESGFSTSSDGTGLGLAIVTEIVSAHGWEIRVTGSDEGGARFEIIGISFEE from the coding sequence GTGTCGACAACGATTTTACGTTCCCAGAGCCTATTCCCGTTCATCATTTTACTATCCGACTCCCTACCTGCTACCAACCCGTATTTCCTGGGTTACGTTCTCCTCTTTGCCGCCGCAGCGGCCGCCTGTTTCGTGAGTATCCCCCGGGCTCGTGCTATCGACCACGAGGGCACCCGACAGGGACTCGTCGGCCTCCTGCTGACGAGCGGGTTCTGGTCGGTCGCTCACCTCGGATTCCTCCTCGCACCGACGGTAGAGCTCAAACTGGTCTTCTATCACGTCGGGCTCTTTGTCGGGCTCAGTACCGTCGGCCCGTGGCTGTACTTCTGTTCGGCCTACACGGGCCGGAACCTGCATAAATCCGTCCCGATACGGCGGGCGGCCATCGGTGTGTTCGTCCTCGTCTCGCTCGTCAAGGTCACGAATCCGCTCCACCACCGATACTTCCAGTCGGAGGTCTTGCTCACCCCGTTCCCCCACATCTCAATCGTCTCTCAGGAGCTGCACTGGCTCGCCATGGGCTTTGCGTACGCGCTCTCTATCGTCGGCTATTTCATGCTCTACGAGCTGTTCCGGCAGGTGGGTCACGACACCACGCCGCTGCTGGGACTGGTCGGGCTCACCGGGCTCCCTATCGTCCTCGACGCGCTCGCGACCGTGAGTCCGACGATACTCAACATCACCTACACGCCGCTGGGCGTGGCCGCCTTCGCCGTCGGCGTCCTCTTCGTCTTCGTCGACGATTTCCAGACCGTCCAGCTGACCGGCGAGCAGGACGACCCGGTCATCGTGCTGGACGACGACGGACTGGTTCGCGATTTCAATTTACAGGCCAGAGAGCTGTTTCCGGCCCTCGAGGTGGGCGAACCCATCGAATCGGTCGACCCCAGACTCGGTAAGTCCCTCGAGGAGACCGAGGAGGACATCATCTTCGAACACGAGGCCACCGGCGGGTTCCGCTACTATCACCTCGGTATCAGACCGTTCACGACCGACAGGAGCCGCCTCGGGCGGTCGGTGACGCTCACCGACGTGACCGAGCGCGAGGAGTACCGGCAGGAGCTAGAGCAACAGAACGACAGGCTGGAGCAGTTCGCGAGCATGGTTTCACACGACCTCCGAAACCCGTTGACGGTCGCACAGGGGCGGGTGGCGTTCCTCCGCGAGGAGGAGGGCGACAACGAACACCTCGAAGCGACGGCCCGCGCCCTCGACCGGATGGAAGTGCTCATCGGTGACGTGCTCGCGCTCGCCCGGCAAGGGCAACCGATAGCCGAGCGCGAGCGGGTCACGCTCTCGGCCGTAGCGCGGGACGCCTGGGAGGTCATCGAGTCGGACGCGGCGACGCTCACCGTCGAGAGCGACGGTCGGTTCATGGCTGATGCCACGCGACTCCAACAGCTACTGGAGAACCTCTTCCGGAACTCTGTAGAACACGGCGGGGACCATATAGAGATCACTCTCGGTGTCCTCGACGACGGGTTCTTCGTCGCCGACGATGGGACCGGTATCCCTGTCGAAGACCGCGAATCGGTCCTGGAATCTGGCTTCTCGACGTCGAGCGACGGAACGGGCCTGGGACTGGCGATCGTGACCGAGATTGTCTCGGCCCACGGCTGGGAGATACGCGTGACAGGTAGCGACGAGGGCGGGGCACGCTTCGAGATTATCGGCATCAGTTTCGAGGAGTGA
- the rbcL gene encoding type III ribulose-bisphosphate carboxylase, translating into MVGITYEDFLDLDHDPDDTELVCAFYVEPAADQSPESAASRVASESSNGTWAELQVEGSVTDLSATACGIEEATVAGRADRDGYRVTVAYPDALFEPGNMPQVLSCIAGNILGMKAVDRIRLQDCEWPEPLATSFPGPQFGTGVRTEIFDAGDRPITATVPKPKVGLSTAQHAQIGYEAWTGGLDLLKDDENLTDQDFNPFEDRLTESLAMRDRAEDETGEKKSYLLNVTGTGSDMLERVDMAAEHGCEYVMVDVVTCGWAAVQQVRERCEHHGLAIHAHRAMHAAFDRLPDHGVSMRVVAQIARLCGVDQIHTGTADLGKLANEDTVGINEWLYADLHGLADVLPMASGGLHPGLVPELVDRCGTTIGVQAGGGVHGHPDGTHAGAKALRAAVDAVAAGRDIETAAEETPELATALETWGTETPR; encoded by the coding sequence ATGGTAGGTATCACCTACGAGGACTTCCTCGACCTGGACCACGACCCCGACGACACCGAACTCGTCTGTGCGTTCTACGTCGAACCGGCCGCCGACCAGAGCCCGGAGTCGGCGGCCAGCCGCGTCGCGAGTGAGTCCTCGAACGGCACCTGGGCCGAGCTGCAGGTCGAGGGGTCGGTGACTGACCTCTCGGCGACGGCCTGCGGTATCGAGGAGGCGACGGTGGCCGGGCGGGCGGACCGCGACGGCTACCGCGTCACCGTCGCGTACCCCGACGCGCTCTTCGAGCCGGGCAATATGCCCCAGGTGCTCTCCTGCATCGCGGGCAACATCCTCGGGATGAAAGCCGTCGACCGCATCCGGCTGCAGGACTGCGAGTGGCCCGAGCCGCTGGCCACGTCCTTCCCGGGGCCACAGTTTGGCACCGGCGTCAGAACGGAAATCTTCGACGCCGGGGACCGGCCCATCACGGCGACGGTCCCCAAACCGAAGGTCGGTCTCTCGACGGCCCAACACGCCCAGATCGGCTACGAGGCCTGGACCGGTGGGCTCGACCTGCTCAAGGACGACGAGAACCTCACCGACCAGGATTTCAACCCCTTCGAGGACCGCCTGACCGAGTCGCTGGCGATGCGCGACAGGGCCGAAGACGAGACCGGCGAGAAAAAGTCCTACCTGCTGAACGTCACCGGAACCGGGTCGGATATGCTGGAACGAGTGGACATGGCCGCCGAGCACGGCTGTGAGTACGTCATGGTCGACGTCGTGACCTGTGGGTGGGCCGCCGTCCAGCAGGTCCGGGAGCGTTGCGAGCACCACGGACTGGCCATCCACGCCCACCGCGCGATGCACGCCGCCTTCGACCGCCTGCCGGACCACGGCGTCTCGATGCGGGTCGTCGCCCAGATAGCCCGGCTCTGTGGCGTCGACCAGATTCACACCGGGACCGCCGACCTCGGGAAGCTGGCCAACGAGGACACGGTGGGCATCAACGAGTGGCTCTACGCGGACCTGCACGGACTCGCTGACGTGTTGCCGATGGCGTCGGGCGGTCTGCATCCGGGGCTGGTCCCGGAGCTGGTCGACCGCTGCGGGACGACGATTGGCGTCCAGGCCGGCGGCGGCGTCCACGGCCACCCGGACGGCACCCACGCCGGCGCGAAAGCACTGCGTGCGGCCGTCGACGCCGTGGCCGCCGGTCGCGACATCGAGACGGCCGCCGAGGAGACGCCCGAACTGGCGACGGCCCTGGAGACGTGGGGGACAGAGACGCCACGGTAG
- the folP gene encoding dihydropteroate synthase translates to MQTVDAAGLQIGDDHPPRIMGVLNVSKESPYSPSVYDDPAEAAQYVDEELIGEGADIVDVGLESANKRLDVLSAEDELDRLDTAIETIESVSDDAIFSIETRYAEVAEAAIEGGFDMVNDICGFADPEMPEICREYDVAVAKMASPPDLERPGAVEETDWAARKSPDWANSADYVDQVYEALKQNGLTEKTIVDPAFGGWSEAKTIAEDHATFERLREFRGFGRPILVSINRKNFLRTIADRSTEEALPVSLAATALAVERGAHIVRTHDVEETVDAAKIGSAFTERAAVVGDGATVTELDARRGTEVARHLETIGASTDDSEAYVSRVFEVSGLDPDAAAELADVAESAGLVATTGDGGVLLGGRPDALRAAASELASKPAFAPVVEAIRTD, encoded by the coding sequence ATGCAAACGGTCGACGCAGCAGGGCTGCAGATCGGTGACGACCACCCCCCACGCATCATGGGCGTGCTGAACGTCAGCAAGGAGTCGCCGTACTCGCCCTCGGTGTACGACGACCCGGCCGAGGCCGCCCAGTACGTCGACGAGGAGCTCATCGGCGAGGGCGCCGACATCGTCGACGTGGGCCTGGAGTCGGCCAACAAGCGCCTCGATGTCCTGTCGGCCGAGGACGAACTCGACCGGCTCGACACCGCTATCGAGACCATCGAGTCGGTCAGCGACGACGCTATCTTCTCCATCGAGACCCGTTACGCCGAGGTCGCCGAGGCCGCCATCGAGGGCGGCTTCGACATGGTCAACGACATCTGTGGCTTCGCGGACCCGGAGATGCCCGAAATCTGCCGGGAGTACGACGTGGCCGTCGCGAAGATGGCGAGCCCGCCGGACCTCGAACGGCCCGGGGCCGTCGAGGAGACCGACTGGGCCGCCCGCAAGTCACCCGACTGGGCCAACTCGGCCGATTACGTCGACCAGGTCTACGAGGCGCTCAAACAGAACGGCCTCACCGAGAAGACCATCGTCGACCCGGCCTTTGGCGGCTGGAGCGAGGCAAAGACCATCGCCGAGGACCACGCGACCTTCGAGCGCCTGCGTGAGTTCCGCGGCTTCGGCCGTCCAATCCTCGTCTCCATTAACCGGAAGAACTTCCTGCGAACTATCGCCGACCGCTCGACCGAAGAAGCCCTGCCCGTCAGCCTCGCCGCGACTGCGCTGGCCGTCGAGCGCGGTGCACACATCGTCCGCACCCACGACGTCGAAGAGACCGTCGACGCCGCGAAAATCGGCTCGGCCTTTACCGAGCGGGCCGCCGTCGTCGGCGACGGGGCCACGGTGACCGAACTGGACGCCCGCCGTGGGACCGAGGTCGCGCGCCACCTCGAGACCATCGGTGCGTCGACCGACGACAGCGAGGCCTACGTCAGCCGCGTCTTCGAGGTGTCCGGGCTCGACCCGGACGCCGCCGCGGAACTGGCCGACGTCGCCGAGTCGGCAGGCCTCGTCGCTACCACCGGCGACGGTGGGGTCCTGCTGGGCGGCCGACCCGACGCGCTCCGAGCGGCGGCCAGCGAACTCGCCAGCAAGCCCGCATTCGCACCGGTCGTCGAGGCTATCCGCACCGACTGA
- a CDS encoding ribose 1,5-bisphosphate isomerase, producing MDRGALQPRVHDVAGAIETMETRGAANIATATADALETQAVESDAETAPELLAELRTAARFLLSTRPTAVSLPNACRYVLRRATGDTVEAVRTNAVESAAEFRARLETAQDDLGRVGANRLRDGDTIMTHCHSTDVLACVEAAVEDGKQLSAIVKETRPRQQGHITARELRELGVDVTLVVDSAARRYLDDVDHVLVGADAIAADGSVVNKVGTSGLAVVARERGTPIVVAAGTLKLDPATMTGNAVEIEMREESEVLEETDRETIGDVTVENPAFDVTPPRYIDAIVTERGQFPPESVVTLMRELFGEGPTEPWQEP from the coding sequence ATGGACCGGGGAGCGCTCCAGCCGCGTGTGCACGACGTGGCCGGGGCCATCGAGACGATGGAGACGCGAGGGGCGGCGAACATCGCCACTGCGACCGCCGATGCGCTCGAGACGCAGGCTGTCGAGAGCGACGCGGAGACGGCCCCGGAACTGCTGGCGGAGCTTCGGACTGCCGCTCGCTTCCTGCTTTCGACCCGCCCGACAGCGGTCAGCCTCCCAAACGCCTGCCGATACGTCCTGCGCCGAGCGACGGGTGACACCGTCGAGGCGGTTCGCACGAACGCCGTCGAGAGCGCCGCGGAGTTCCGGGCCAGGCTGGAGACCGCACAGGACGACCTCGGACGGGTCGGCGCCAACCGACTGCGCGACGGCGACACTATCATGACTCATTGTCACTCGACCGACGTGCTGGCCTGCGTCGAGGCGGCCGTCGAGGATGGCAAGCAGCTCTCGGCCATCGTCAAGGAGACCCGTCCGCGCCAGCAGGGCCACATCACCGCCCGCGAACTGCGCGAGCTCGGCGTCGACGTGACCCTGGTGGTCGACAGCGCCGCGCGACGGTATCTGGACGACGTGGACCACGTCCTCGTCGGGGCGGACGCTATCGCCGCCGACGGGAGCGTGGTGAACAAGGTCGGCACCTCGGGGTTGGCGGTCGTCGCCCGGGAACGCGGGACGCCAATCGTCGTCGCCGCCGGGACGCTGAAGCTCGACCCCGCGACGATGACTGGCAACGCCGTCGAGATAGAGATGCGTGAGGAGTCGGAAGTCCTCGAGGAGACCGACCGGGAGACCATCGGTGACGTCACCGTCGAGAACCCGGCCTTCGACGTGACACCGCCCCGGTACATCGACGCTATCGTCACCGAACGCGGCCAGTTCCCGCCCGAGAGCGTCGTCACGCTGATGCGCGAGCTCTTCGGCGAGGGCCCGACTGAACCGTGGCAAGAGCCATGA
- a CDS encoding dihydrofolate reductase — protein MVELRLIAGVARTGAIGDGETIPWHYDEDEQQYKNRVADHPVIVGRKTHMGMTRVRGTHPVVVTGSPDEYEEDDATFVSTVPGAVEAVAAEGDVGYVIGGQSIYAMFLPYADRAFVSELPERKVPSRVFPYLGTNWAVTERHEYDEFDVVEYVNEEPLDPAEAPV, from the coding sequence ATGGTCGAACTCAGACTTATCGCCGGCGTGGCCCGTACTGGAGCAATCGGCGACGGCGAGACGATTCCCTGGCACTACGACGAGGACGAACAGCAGTACAAGAACCGCGTCGCCGACCACCCCGTAATCGTCGGTCGCAAGACCCACATGGGGATGACGCGGGTCCGTGGGACCCACCCGGTCGTCGTCACCGGGAGTCCCGACGAGTACGAGGAAGACGACGCCACTTTCGTCTCGACCGTCCCTGGGGCCGTCGAGGCCGTCGCCGCCGAGGGCGACGTCGGCTACGTCATCGGCGGCCAGTCCATCTACGCGATGTTTCTCCCGTATGCCGACCGGGCCTTCGTCTCGGAACTGCCCGAGCGCAAGGTCCCGAGTCGGGTGTTCCCCTATCTGGGGACGAACTGGGCGGTGACCGAGCGCCACGAGTACGACGAGTTCGACGTCGTCGAGTACGTCAACGAGGAGCCGCTGGACCCGGCGGAAGCGCCTGTCTGA
- a CDS encoding carbohydrate kinase family protein produces the protein MSAESLRVVCAGHVNWDVTLRVDRLPDPDGEACIADQYQSGGGSASNVAVALAGLDASPLLLGSVGRDENGWLVRRELEDVGVETKLVETDGETAVKYLVVDDTGELLMFGNDGANEAYAADDLSERQLTTADHLHLTSQRPETAAELARAATREGLSVSFDPGRRLADRDYTETLRRTDLLFCNEREATVLREEGLADAVSTLVIKQGSGGATVFDGSREVYHPGFAVDPVDTTGAGDAFAAGFLVARDEGLERALAVGNACGALAARTPGARVQVGWRDVDALLDIGPSGG, from the coding sequence ATGAGCGCCGAGTCCCTGCGGGTCGTCTGTGCCGGCCACGTCAACTGGGACGTGACGCTGCGGGTCGACCGGCTCCCCGACCCCGACGGCGAGGCCTGCATCGCCGACCAGTACCAGTCCGGCGGCGGCAGCGCCTCGAACGTGGCCGTCGCGCTGGCGGGACTCGACGCCAGCCCGCTGTTGCTTGGCAGTGTCGGTCGGGACGAGAACGGCTGGCTGGTCCGCCGCGAACTCGAGGATGTCGGCGTCGAGACGAAGCTCGTCGAGACCGACGGCGAGACGGCCGTGAAGTATCTCGTGGTCGACGACACTGGCGAACTGCTGATGTTTGGCAACGACGGGGCCAACGAAGCCTACGCCGCCGACGACCTCTCGGAGCGCCAGCTCACCACTGCCGACCATCTTCATCTGACCAGCCAGCGGCCCGAGACGGCCGCCGAACTGGCGCGGGCGGCGACACGCGAGGGTCTCTCTGTGAGCTTCGACCCCGGCCGGCGGCTGGCCGACCGGGACTACACCGAGACGCTCCGCCGGACCGACCTGCTGTTCTGTAACGAGCGCGAAGCGACCGTCCTCCGCGAGGAGGGACTCGCCGACGCGGTTTCGACACTGGTCATAAAGCAGGGGTCGGGCGGTGCGACGGTTTTCGACGGTAGTCGGGAGGTGTACCATCCTGGGTTCGCCGTCGACCCGGTCGACACGACGGGCGCGGGCGACGCCTTCGCCGCGGGCTTTCTCGTGGCCCGAGACGAGGGACTGGAGCGCGCGCTCGCGGTCGGCAACGCGTGCGGGGCGCTGGCCGCCCGGACACCCGGCGCCAGGGTGCAGGTGGGCTGGCGCGACGTCGATGCGCTGCTGGATATCGGGCCGAGTGGTGGGTGA